One region of Clavibacter michiganensis subsp. tessellarius genomic DNA includes:
- a CDS encoding ABC-F family ATP-binding cassette domain-containing protein, which yields MTATLVARGLAGGHGHRTLFSGLDLTVAPGDVVGLVGANGAGKSTLLRLLAGVDAPQDGRVLLSPADAFIGWLPQEHERIPGETVAGYVARRTGCAEASAELDRTAVALGEGLPGADDAYGTALDRWMASGAADLDERLPVTLAELGLDLDPALPTAGLSGGQAARVALAALLLSRFDVVLLDEPTNDLDLDGLARLETFVRGLRGGVVLVSHDREFLARCVTTVVELDLAQDSVRVYDGGYDAFLEERQVARRHAREAYEQFADTKADLVARARTQREWSSQGVRNAMRKAPDNDKIRRKASAESSEKQGQKVRQMESRIARLEEVEEPRKEWELAFTIGSAPRSSAVVATLREAVVTRGSFTLGPVSLQVDGGDRIGITGPNGAGKSTLLGLVLGRIAPDAGDASPGRSVQVGEIDQARQSLRGELPLAESFAEQVPDMSPAEVRTLLAKFGLRADHVTRPVDGLSPGERTRAGLALLQARGVNLLVLDEPTNHLDLPAIEQLEQALDSYEGTLLLVTHDRRMLDAVRLDRHWHVDAGVVTES from the coding sequence GTGACCGCCACCCTCGTCGCCCGGGGCCTCGCCGGAGGCCACGGGCACCGCACGCTGTTCTCCGGGCTCGACCTCACGGTCGCGCCCGGGGACGTCGTGGGCCTCGTCGGCGCGAACGGCGCCGGCAAGAGCACGCTGCTCCGGCTCCTCGCCGGCGTCGACGCGCCGCAGGACGGCCGCGTGCTGCTCTCGCCCGCCGACGCGTTCATCGGCTGGCTGCCGCAGGAGCACGAGCGGATCCCGGGGGAGACCGTGGCCGGCTACGTCGCCCGCCGCACGGGCTGCGCCGAGGCCTCGGCGGAGCTCGACCGCACGGCGGTGGCGCTCGGCGAGGGCCTGCCCGGCGCCGACGACGCGTACGGCACCGCGCTCGACCGCTGGATGGCGAGCGGCGCGGCCGACCTCGACGAGCGCCTCCCCGTCACGCTCGCGGAGCTCGGCCTCGACCTCGATCCCGCGCTCCCCACCGCGGGCCTCTCCGGCGGACAGGCGGCGCGCGTCGCCCTCGCCGCGCTCCTCCTCAGCCGCTTCGACGTCGTGCTCCTCGACGAGCCCACCAACGACCTCGACCTCGACGGTCTCGCGCGCCTGGAGACCTTCGTGCGCGGCCTCCGCGGCGGCGTCGTGCTCGTCTCGCACGACCGCGAGTTCCTCGCGCGCTGCGTCACGACCGTCGTCGAGCTCGACCTCGCGCAGGACAGCGTGCGCGTCTACGACGGCGGCTACGACGCGTTCCTCGAGGAGCGCCAGGTCGCCCGCCGCCACGCGCGCGAGGCGTACGAGCAGTTCGCCGACACCAAGGCCGACCTGGTCGCCCGCGCCCGCACGCAGCGCGAGTGGTCGTCGCAGGGCGTCCGCAACGCGATGCGGAAGGCGCCCGACAACGACAAGATCCGTCGCAAGGCCTCGGCCGAGTCGAGCGAGAAGCAGGGTCAGAAGGTCCGCCAGATGGAGAGCCGCATCGCGCGCCTCGAGGAGGTCGAGGAGCCGCGCAAGGAGTGGGAGCTCGCCTTCACCATCGGCTCCGCGCCCCGGTCGAGCGCCGTGGTCGCGACGCTCCGCGAGGCCGTCGTCACGCGCGGGTCCTTCACGCTCGGCCCCGTCTCGCTGCAGGTCGACGGCGGCGACCGGATCGGGATCACCGGCCCGAACGGCGCCGGCAAGTCCACGCTCCTCGGCCTGGTCCTCGGCCGCATCGCGCCCGACGCCGGCGACGCGTCGCCCGGTCGCAGCGTGCAGGTGGGCGAGATCGACCAGGCCCGCCAGTCGCTGCGGGGCGAGCTGCCCCTCGCGGAGTCGTTCGCCGAGCAGGTGCCGGACATGTCGCCCGCCGAGGTCCGCACGCTGCTCGCGAAGTTCGGGCTGCGCGCCGACCACGTCACCCGGCCCGTCGACGGCCTGTCGCCGGGCGAGCGCACGCGCGCGGGGCTCGCGCTCCTGCAGGCGCGCGGGGTCAACCTGCTCGTGCTCGACGAGCCGACGAACCACCTCGACCTGCCCGCCATCGAGCAGCTCGAGCAGGCGCTCGACTCCTACGAGGGCACGCTCCTGCTGGTCACGCACGACCGGCGGATGCTCGACGCCGTGCGCCTCGACCGGCACTGGCACGTGGACGCGGGCGTCGTCACCGAGTCCTGA
- a CDS encoding DedA family protein, with protein MSGIRPAATGEDPLQGLDGLVGAAARVIEALGEVGVGAMTFVETVFPPIPSEVVLPLAGFVAATGRMNIVLVIIASTLGAYLGALLLYALGRKAGEERTIRVLSRLPLVERHDFEVAAAWFHRHGRSAVFFGRLVPGVRSLISLPAGAAGMHLGTFSFYTIAGSGLWNGALIGLGAALGSQYELIDRYAQYLDYAVYAVLGILLLLLVGRAVRRRVQGGRGER; from the coding sequence ATGTCCGGGATCCGCCCCGCCGCGACGGGGGAGGACCCGCTCCAGGGCCTCGACGGGCTCGTGGGCGCCGCCGCCCGCGTCATCGAGGCGCTCGGCGAGGTCGGCGTCGGCGCGATGACCTTCGTCGAGACGGTGTTCCCGCCCATCCCGAGCGAGGTCGTGCTCCCGCTCGCGGGCTTCGTGGCCGCGACGGGGCGGATGAACATCGTCCTGGTGATCATCGCCAGCACCCTGGGCGCGTACCTCGGCGCCCTCCTGCTCTACGCGCTGGGCCGGAAGGCGGGCGAGGAGCGCACCATCCGCGTCCTCTCGAGGCTGCCGCTCGTGGAGCGCCACGACTTCGAGGTCGCCGCCGCCTGGTTCCACCGGCACGGGCGCTCGGCGGTGTTCTTCGGGCGGCTCGTGCCCGGGGTCCGCAGCCTCATCTCGCTCCCCGCGGGCGCGGCGGGCATGCACCTCGGCACGTTCAGCTTCTACACGATCGCCGGCAGCGGGCTCTGGAACGGGGCGCTCATCGGCCTCGGCGCCGCGCTCGGCAGCCAGTACGAGCTGATCGACCGGTACGCGCAGTACCTCGACTACGCCGTGTACGCGGTGCTCGGGATCCTGCTGCTCCTCCTCGTCGGGCGCGCCGTCCGCCGTCGCGTGCAGGGCGGCCGCGGGGAGCGCTGA
- a CDS encoding long-chain-fatty-acid--CoA ligase, with amino-acid sequence MSTPTDRPWLASYAPDVPHEIDLPQGSLVDIVDQSVLRFPGGTALDFLGAETSYAQLGDLIARAAQGLHDQGVRAGDPVAIVLPNCPQHVVAFYAVLRLGAVVVEHNPLYTPRELQHQFEDHRARTVIAWDRSVATIQALPDGVRPERIVSVDVTRAMPRRTRLLLRLPVPKARAARAAIAAKVSGTTPWERIAAAAPLPVDHPRPAADDLAVIQYTSGTTGAPKGAELTHLNLSANAAQSRAWVPTVPRGTSVVYAVLPMFHAYGLTLCLTFAMSMGSRLVLFPRFEPDLVLQAIRRHPPTFLPAVPPIYAKLRQAAEDAGVPLAGISISISGAMALPESVVVPWEEQTGGWLVEGYGLSECSPVLMANPVGDTRRAGTVGLPLPNTEVRVVDPDDPSVDRPAGEAGELLVRGPQVFRGYHGRQEETASVLLEGGWFRTGDVVTIDGDGFVRIADRIKELIITGGFNVSPSEVEDAVRELAGVRDAAVVGIPRDGGDEEVVAAVVLEEGATLDEQAARAELRGHLTPYKVPRRIVVLDELPTSLLGKVLRREVREGIVARG; translated from the coding sequence GTGAGCACCCCCACCGACCGGCCCTGGCTGGCCAGCTACGCGCCCGACGTCCCGCACGAGATCGACCTGCCGCAGGGGTCGCTCGTCGACATCGTGGACCAGTCGGTGCTCCGCTTCCCCGGCGGCACGGCGCTCGACTTCCTCGGCGCCGAGACGAGCTACGCCCAGCTCGGCGACCTCATCGCGCGGGCGGCCCAGGGCCTGCACGACCAGGGCGTGCGGGCGGGCGACCCCGTCGCGATCGTGCTGCCGAACTGCCCGCAGCACGTGGTCGCGTTCTACGCCGTGCTCCGCCTCGGCGCCGTGGTGGTGGAGCACAACCCGCTCTACACGCCGCGCGAGCTCCAGCACCAGTTCGAGGACCACCGCGCGCGCACGGTCATCGCCTGGGACAGGTCGGTCGCGACGATCCAGGCGCTGCCGGACGGCGTGCGGCCCGAGCGGATCGTCTCCGTCGACGTGACGCGCGCCATGCCGCGGCGCACGCGGCTGCTCCTCCGCCTGCCCGTCCCGAAGGCCCGCGCCGCGCGCGCCGCCATCGCCGCGAAGGTGAGCGGCACGACGCCGTGGGAGCGCATCGCCGCCGCCGCGCCCCTGCCCGTCGACCACCCGCGGCCCGCCGCCGACGACCTCGCGGTCATCCAGTACACGAGCGGCACGACCGGTGCGCCCAAGGGCGCCGAGCTCACGCACCTCAACCTCAGCGCGAACGCCGCGCAGTCGCGTGCGTGGGTGCCCACGGTGCCGCGCGGCACGAGCGTCGTCTACGCCGTGCTGCCGATGTTCCACGCGTACGGCCTCACGCTCTGCCTGACCTTCGCGATGAGCATGGGATCCCGCCTCGTGCTCTTCCCGCGCTTCGAGCCCGACCTCGTGCTGCAGGCGATCCGCCGCCACCCGCCGACGTTCCTCCCCGCCGTGCCGCCCATCTACGCGAAGCTCCGCCAGGCCGCCGAGGACGCCGGGGTGCCGCTCGCGGGCATCTCGATCTCGATCTCGGGCGCGATGGCGCTGCCCGAGTCCGTCGTCGTGCCGTGGGAGGAGCAGACGGGCGGCTGGCTCGTCGAGGGCTACGGCCTGTCGGAGTGCTCCCCCGTGCTGATGGCGAACCCCGTCGGCGACACGCGTCGCGCCGGGACCGTCGGGCTGCCGCTGCCGAACACCGAGGTGCGCGTCGTGGATCCGGACGACCCGTCGGTCGACCGGCCCGCGGGCGAGGCCGGCGAGCTGCTCGTGCGGGGCCCCCAGGTGTTCCGGGGGTACCACGGCCGGCAGGAGGAGACGGCGTCCGTGCTGCTCGAGGGCGGCTGGTTCCGCACGGGCGACGTGGTGACGATCGACGGGGACGGCTTCGTCCGCATCGCCGACCGGATCAAGGAGCTCATCATCACCGGCGGCTTCAACGTCTCGCCGTCCGAGGTGGAGGACGCCGTGCGCGAGCTCGCCGGGGTGCGGGACGCGGCCGTCGTCGGGATCCCCCGCGACGGCGGCGACGAGGAGGTCGTCGCGGCCGTCGTGCTCGAGGAGGGCGCGACGCTCGACGAGCAGGCCGCCCGCGCCGAGCTCCGCGGGCACCTGACGCCGTACAAGGTGCCGCGGCGGATCGTCGTGCTCGACGAGCTGCCCACCAGCCTGCTGGGGAAGGTGCTGCGCCGGGAGGTGCGCGAGGGGATCGTGGCGCGGGGCTAG
- a CDS encoding SRPBCC family protein: MSVTRRRMQCSPADVAEVVSDGWLFPAWVVGASRMRAVDDAWPAVGAKLHHSFGSWPVLIDDATTILEWDAPRRMVMQPKGWPIGEARVTIEVRTLPDGCEVRMTEEAVRGPGRLVPAPLMDLMLHARNVETLRRLAYLAEGRHAGRR; the protein is encoded by the coding sequence ATGTCCGTCACCCGCCGCCGCATGCAGTGCTCGCCCGCCGACGTCGCCGAGGTGGTGTCCGACGGCTGGCTCTTCCCCGCGTGGGTCGTCGGCGCCTCGCGGATGCGCGCGGTCGACGACGCCTGGCCGGCCGTCGGCGCGAAGCTGCACCACTCCTTCGGCTCCTGGCCCGTCCTCATCGACGACGCCACCACGATCCTCGAGTGGGACGCCCCGCGCCGGATGGTCATGCAGCCGAAGGGCTGGCCGATCGGCGAGGCCCGCGTCACGATCGAGGTGCGCACGCTGCCGGACGGCTGCGAGGTGCGCATGACCGAGGAGGCCGTGCGCGGACCCGGCCGCCTCGTCCCCGCGCCGCTCATGGACCTGATGCTGCACGCCCGCAACGTGGAGACGCTCCGCCGCCTCGCCTACCTCGCCGAGGGGCGGCACGCCGGGCGCCGGTGA
- a CDS encoding phytoene desaturase family protein produces the protein MGDIDAIVVGSGPNGLAAAVTMARAGLRVEVHERADTIGGGSRTAELTLPGFHHDICSAVHPMALASGFFRAFQLDRRIDLVVPEISYGHPLDGGVSGIAYRDIDRTADALGVDGRAWRQLMGPLAETADRVAQFTNGPLLQVPRHPPTAIRLGLRALEQGSPAWNARFRGDVAPAMFTGVAAHAIQTMPSVSTAAAALSLGAYAHARGWPVPIGGSQSIVDAMVDDLRAHGGEVVTGSEVRTLRELPAARAVLLDTSARALSRIASDRLPARYLRALRRFRYGNAASKVDFALSGPVPWTDPELRRAGTLHVGGTRAEIQRAERDVAAGRHSDDPYVLVAQPSIDDPGRAPEGKHVLWAYTHVPAGSTVDQTEAITRQIERFAPGFRDLILASSSIDAVGMEEHDPNYIGGDIAAGAASVWQLLARPVLSPDPWRTPAAGVYLASSSATPGPGVHGMAGYQAARSALRHEFGIERGPDLSL, from the coding sequence ATGGGTGACATCGACGCGATCGTGGTCGGCTCGGGGCCGAACGGGCTGGCCGCGGCCGTGACGATGGCCCGGGCGGGCCTCCGGGTCGAGGTGCACGAGCGGGCCGACACGATCGGCGGCGGGAGCCGCACGGCGGAGCTCACGCTCCCCGGCTTCCACCACGACATCTGCTCCGCCGTGCACCCCATGGCCCTCGCGTCGGGGTTCTTCCGGGCGTTCCAGCTCGACCGGCGCATCGACCTCGTCGTGCCGGAGATCTCCTACGGGCACCCGCTCGACGGCGGCGTCTCGGGCATCGCCTACCGCGACATCGACCGCACGGCCGACGCGCTCGGCGTCGACGGGCGCGCGTGGCGGCAGCTCATGGGGCCGCTCGCGGAGACCGCGGACCGCGTCGCCCAGTTCACGAACGGCCCGCTCCTCCAGGTGCCGCGGCATCCGCCGACCGCCATCCGCCTCGGCCTCCGCGCGCTCGAGCAGGGCTCGCCCGCCTGGAACGCGCGCTTCCGCGGCGACGTCGCGCCCGCGATGTTCACGGGCGTCGCGGCCCACGCGATCCAGACCATGCCGAGCGTCTCGACGGCCGCCGCCGCGCTCTCCCTCGGCGCCTACGCCCACGCCCGCGGCTGGCCGGTGCCGATCGGCGGCAGCCAGTCGATCGTCGACGCGATGGTGGACGACCTCCGTGCCCACGGAGGCGAGGTCGTCACGGGATCCGAGGTGCGCACGCTCCGCGAGCTGCCCGCCGCCCGCGCCGTGCTGCTCGACACCAGCGCCCGGGCCCTCTCGCGCATCGCGAGCGACCGCCTGCCCGCGCGCTACCTCCGCGCCCTCCGCCGCTTCCGCTACGGCAACGCGGCCTCCAAGGTCGACTTCGCGCTCTCCGGCCCGGTGCCGTGGACGGATCCCGAGCTGCGCCGCGCGGGCACGCTGCACGTCGGCGGCACGCGCGCCGAGATCCAGCGCGCCGAGCGCGATGTGGCCGCGGGACGGCACAGCGACGACCCGTACGTGCTCGTCGCGCAGCCCTCGATCGACGACCCCGGCCGCGCCCCCGAGGGCAAGCACGTGCTCTGGGCGTACACGCACGTACCCGCGGGATCCACGGTCGACCAGACCGAGGCCATCACCCGGCAGATCGAGCGCTTCGCCCCGGGCTTCCGCGACCTGATCCTCGCCTCCTCGAGCATCGACGCCGTCGGCATGGAGGAGCACGACCCCAACTACATCGGCGGCGACATCGCCGCGGGTGCCGCGAGCGTCTGGCAGCTGCTGGCGCGGCCGGTGCTCTCGCCGGATCCGTGGCGCACCCCGGCCGCGGGCGTCTACCTCGCGTCGAGCTCCGCCACGCCCGGCCCGGGCGTGCACGGCATGGCCGGGTACCAGGCCGCTCGGAGCGCGCTGCGTCACGAGTTCGGGATCGAGCGCGGGCCGGACCTGTCGCTGTAG
- a CDS encoding SDR family oxidoreductase, giving the protein MTRGIAVVTGGSAGLGRATVRELADRGWDVAVLARGEDGLAGAVADIEARGRRGLGISTDVADRLAVEAAADRVEDELGPIDLWVNDAMVGVFGEFLTTDPADFERATAVNYFGFVNGTRAALSRMVPRDRGHVIQVGSALAHRGIPLQAAYCAAKHAVQGFTESVTTELIHNKSQVRISTVDMPALNTIQFNWVKSQLPHHPQPVPPIFEPEVGAQAIAAVAEKPKRRNWVGEPTVMTVLGNRFVANWLDGYLAKTGYSGQQAEDKTQPMLTTNLYTPTAGDHGARGIFSDRARMTSPQVWIVRNRAKAVAIGAGALLSGVVAGTAALRRR; this is encoded by the coding sequence ATGACTCGAGGCATCGCCGTCGTCACCGGAGGATCCGCCGGACTGGGACGGGCCACCGTCCGGGAGCTCGCGGACCGCGGCTGGGACGTCGCCGTCCTCGCGCGAGGCGAGGACGGGCTCGCGGGCGCCGTCGCCGACATCGAGGCGCGCGGACGCCGCGGCCTCGGCATCTCCACCGACGTCGCCGACCGCCTGGCCGTCGAGGCCGCCGCCGACCGCGTCGAGGACGAGCTCGGCCCCATCGACCTCTGGGTCAACGACGCCATGGTCGGCGTCTTCGGCGAGTTCCTCACCACCGACCCGGCCGACTTCGAGCGGGCCACGGCGGTCAACTACTTCGGCTTCGTCAACGGCACGCGCGCCGCGCTGTCCCGCATGGTGCCGCGCGACCGCGGCCACGTGATCCAGGTCGGCTCGGCGCTCGCGCACCGCGGGATCCCGCTGCAGGCCGCGTACTGCGCCGCCAAGCACGCCGTGCAGGGCTTCACGGAGTCGGTGACGACCGAGCTGATCCACAACAAGAGCCAGGTGCGCATCTCCACGGTCGACATGCCCGCGCTCAACACGATCCAGTTCAACTGGGTCAAGTCGCAGCTGCCGCACCACCCGCAGCCCGTGCCGCCGATCTTCGAGCCCGAGGTGGGCGCGCAGGCCATCGCCGCGGTCGCCGAGAAGCCGAAGCGGCGCAACTGGGTCGGCGAGCCCACCGTCATGACCGTGCTCGGCAACCGCTTCGTCGCGAACTGGCTCGACGGCTACCTCGCGAAGACCGGCTACTCCGGCCAGCAGGCGGAGGACAAGACGCAGCCGATGCTGACGACGAACCTCTACACGCCGACCGCCGGCGACCACGGCGCGCGCGGCATCTTCAGCGACCGGGCGCGCATGACGAGCCCGCAGGTCTGGATCGTCCGCAACCGCGCGAAGGCCGTGGCGATCGGCGCGGGCGCCCTGCTCTCGGGCGTCGTCGCCGGCACCGCCGCGCTCCGCCGCCGATAG